Genomic DNA from Puntigrus tetrazona isolate hp1 chromosome 6, ASM1883169v1, whole genome shotgun sequence:
aaaatattgatatgcCCTTGTAAtcttcattcaaaaatattatctCCTCCACTCTCCAGCAAAATCAAGGATGATGACGTGTTAGATAAAGTTATCCGGTATCTAGACGAGTTTCAAAACTTCTCCACCAACTTGTCACTCAAGTGTTTCTCATACATTGCTTTATTTGTGTTGGCCCACCACAATATCAATGCTGACTGccacaaatatattttccaaaaGGCTTTAACTTTGCTAAATTAACTTGAGCACTCCTCGTTTCAAATCAAAACACGGCATGGGTTATGTACATGAATGGATTTGTCAAGGGAACTTTCTTACACTGTCTGATAAAGTAACGTTCATGAGCGCAGTGGTGCTTTGTTTACAGCCATTATCAGGGAAACTGTTATTAACACTCTAAAAGCGCCTCCTGCTAGCAGAAGataaatttgcattattattaagacCATCTGCTTGTTATGTTTCCACCACGGTTTAAGTCTGGCAGTGATCCAATCAGATTGTCCTACCCTTTTTGTATTTCTCTcaataagaaagaaaagattACATGATGTTCTTGTGTTAGTAGAATGTAATGATGTGATGTTTGTTGCTTGCATTCTCAGTTCAGGCCATGAGGTTTGATGCCTCCATCCACTGACGGGAGACACTGGACCTAAATGGCGCAGCATGACTTTGTTCCTGCCTGGCTTAACTTCTCCACGCCTCAGCCCGCCAAGGTATTGTAATGGATTGTTGACTTTCTATTgactttgtgctttttttcttttttttaatgtttttattcaggaCACTCTTAGTTCTCTTTGCCACTCTTAGTTCTCTTGAGCCTAATCATTCTGTtctaaaataagctttttaaagcTGAAGCTGTCTGTTTAATTTGCGTCTGTGATTTTTAGTCCCCTGCTGCCCCCCTTGAGAAGCATGGAGAGCACTTTCCCCGCGGAGACAGCCGGCCGGGAGTAAACCGCCGCAGGCACAATTCTTCCGATGGCTTTTTCAACAATGACCCACTAAGAGCACCTGGAGGTAGAGCAACACGCATCTAACATCCTTTATATGCAGAGTCAAACTGTTTCTCGTcttgcacttttttaaaatagctgtaCTTTTTCTCTTTAGGTGATGGGTGGCAGCAGCCATCTCTGTTGAGGCATGACTCTGTAGACTCTGGTGTTGCGAAGGGGAGTCAGGGGGGATTGGGAGGCGGACCAGGGTGGAAGGAGACCCCCAGCTGGCATGGGGCACAGAGGGGCCAGGAAGGTCCTCACCACCACCATGCTCGGCATATCAAACGTGGAggcgagagagacagacaagGGGGTCACCGGCAGCGTAATGGAAACTTTCATCCACGCAAAGGTGGCCCATATCAGGACAGATACTCTGATGAGGAGCGCAATGATGACAAGCTCAAGTTTGTTGATGAGGATTTTGTAAGTATCTTATTCTTCTTGGGTTTGTTTACTTGTGTAGTGAGTTCACAACTGTGCCAAGCATGAATTAACTGGTTATGTCATAGAGATTCAGTTCTGTCATACTTTTCGTGCCTTTCGCATAGTGAGTTTGCATTAATGCTTTGTTTTCATGCGAATTTCAGCCCTCCTTGAACCCAGAGACAACTGGAAAGCCAGCCAGTCAGCCTCGTGCTGTCGGTACTCCGGCAGGAGTATGGGGTAAAgttgctttcaaaataaaatcaccTTCCTCCAATtacaacaaaagtaaaaaatgatCTTGCATTTATTGGCTTGCTCTGTAAGGTTTTTTTGCAACTTTGTTACAGAGAATCCTCCTAGTGCTAAGCAGGCTATGTCGAAGATGCTGGTCATTAAGAAAGTGTCTAAGGAGGATCCCAGTGCTGCGTTTTCGGCTGGTTTTGCCAGTGCTGGTCCTCTACCCGCCAATGGTTCTAAAGTCTCCATCCCTGGACCCAGTGTCTACAAGAATCTGGTCCCCAAACCTGCCACTGCCCCCACCAAGGTACTAAGCCAGTGAATCTGGAAATTGTACCTGAAGTTTGAGAGATGTTTTACGAGCTTATTGGATCACATTACCTACAGTGCAAAATTGTGTCATATTCcatttatgatttttctttttgtagcCTGGGCCATGGAAACCCAACGGAAGGGAAACTAAAGCGGGTTTGCATTTCTCTGGACGGGATTCGGCCTTCACCAGCCCAGTTTCTGTGACCAAACCTCTGACACCCGTCAGTGCACCTGCCCATGGCACTTCTAAAGAggtaaaatgaaaaagtcatgCATGGAAGCTGttggtttttttgggggggagtTTCTCACATACAATAATAAAGTAGACTTTCTATCACACTTAATTTTAATGTCCAGTTCTTAACTTTGCCTTAATAAACATCTAATTTGCTTCttaataatagttagtaaggtatgTGGTAGGATTAAGGGATTTAAAATATGCTCATGCACTATAAAGCAATATGGCAGTatgttagttaatagtgaaaattaaTCTTCATAAAAAGCGATAAATTCCTTTTAATCTTTTGCCAGTAAGGACCAAGTGCCCAACATTCTCAGAAAGTATGATTGTTGGCTTCATTTCAAACCAAATGCTTTCATGGTATCATTGTATAATTCAGCCATTTACAAAACACTggttgaaaaatgtttataacaCAGATCTTCTCTGCACTTCAGTATTCTGTAATTTACCAAACAAACATTATCATATTTATCCGTAGCAAAACATCAATAAACACTGCTGCTTACCCagcatttttcttatttgtaacTCACTTTATCGttccatttctttctctctttccttctatCTCTCCCCCTCCATAGCCGCCCTCTAGCACTACCCCTCCCATAGAAATCACCCCTTCACGGCTAAAGCTGATGCGGCGCAGCACAGACCGTAAGAGTGAGTTCCTGCGTGGGCTAAAAGATGAGAGAAATGGGGACGTGAGTGACTGCCACAGCCCAGGAGCTCCAGCAGAGGTGCAGATAAATTAATCTCCTATGTGTTGGGTATTTTAGGGTATTTAATTTTCCAGTATTTGCTCAATTTAATATGATCTagaattgttttattaacagaTTTGGAGATTTCCTGTTGATATCTGTTCCAAATCCACCTACAACCTTGTCAATAGATTATAGAAAGTCAAATTatgtaacatataaaaataattttcttctgttttgtttattagcatattaGTCATCAGCAAccagatttttaaaacaaatgcatagaTTATTGCTTGTTTCCATGATTTCAGTAAGTTTAGATGGCAATTAACAGATTTGTTCAACCTTAAATTCATGTTTGCTGAGGTTTCATTTGTGGTTTCTGTGCGTTCAGGGTGAGGGAAGTACCCCTGAACCAAAAGAGTTTGGAGAGAGTCATGAGAACGGCATCTCCCACTCTCTCAGTGACTCAGACCCAGAGCACTTGTCCAGCTCTCTGGAGGCGGAACACAGGTCAGAGCGACCAGAAGCACAACACTTCAACACATTCTCCTTCATCAGACACGTATAAGCTCACTTCCAAAttctagtgagctgcctacatgAGCAAATGCCTTCTATTAACTTAAAGGTGTAGTCCACCCAAACACGAAAAAACATTTACTCTCATTTGTGTCATGGACAAAAGACGTTTTAATGAATATTGCTAATTTAAGTAAGTTTAGGTTCCCATTGACTTGAATGGGCAAGAAATTCATGAATAggaaccaaaacaaaaatagattacatttttaaaaatagatttccaggtttatatatatatatatatatatatatatatatatatatatatatatatatatatatatatatatatatatatgtatatatgtgtatatatatatatatatatatgtatatatatatatgtatatatatatatatgtatatgtatttaagaTATAACTGGTACACTTATGGTGTAATGCTACCTTCATAGGCAGTACACTGGGTTTTTAAACAGAGCACATTTATCAGCACGCATCACATCACAACGAAAATATCCACAAACCACATACTCAGACATGTTGATCCTCTGTGACAGGTTGCTGAAGGCAATGGGATGGCAAGAATATCCAGAAAATGATGATAACTTCCAGCCACTCACTGAGGATGAACTCAGAGAGTTTCAAGCTAAAACTGAACAggtatagaaaaaatatatactttgtttttgtttgttcttttttttcctttttattgtaatacataGTTAATTTCTCCTGTATGTGTTTGCTCTCAGATGAAGAAGATTGGTCTGGGACGTAACGGTGTGCTCTTGAAGCCACGTAGTGTGACCCTGCTAACCTGGAGGAACACCCCTAACCCTGGCCTGGAAGAGGGCTCCGAGTCTGAGACGAGCAGTAGCAGCCAGACCTCCGATGATGATGATACCTAATGTGGCTTTAAACACCCCTCCCAcgtttccctttctctctttcacttaATCTGTCTCCTCCATCACACCCATTTGTTTCAAActaaaagaagagagaaaagatTCTTTTCATGGACAAGGAACATCGGTCATATCCCAGACGGAGAGAAAGAATTCAGTTGTCAGCTCGTAGGcagtgtctttttgttttgttttgtttttttttacattttttttttctcccccctaTCTCTCCATGTCTGCATTTTGTTCTTTATCCTGAACTAGAAATGTCAAAGAAAGCCACACACACCTTCCACCAGatcttttttgcttttgcttggggaaaaaaagactaattCATAATAACAACACCAATTATAACCGTGATTTAACGTGAAATATGGCATCATCTGAATGTTCTATAAAAATGGCTTTGACacctttctattttttatttttttttccttttcgcgAAAACAATTCGTAGCATTAGTGTTAAGATGAAACAATCATTGTGAGCCGCTGACTGCGACGTTGCTCCCAGTCCCTCATAGAAATGAACTCAAGCCAGTCATCCCTGCAGCAAGGAAGAACTAAAGCAACACTGAATGGACTGACACATGCAGTCTGGCAGCTAGAACATCAGTCCATTTCTGGCTCCAGTTCCAGCAAACTGCTCATTTTCACTCTTTTCATTCTGCAGAATCATACTAATATACCTGATTTTCTTATGTCTGCCAAGTACACACGTGAGAAAACCTTAAAGGATGTTTAAAAGTTAGATTTGAAAGCTAGCTTGCGGAAGAGTTTGTCAGGAACCGGTTTTTGAATAAAGGTGACGTTTGGATGGACGGGTCTATGTTTTATGTTACGTTCTGGGAAGCCAGGCGAACATACGGATTTTCAGTTCACTGAGGTTGGGAGAATTTGAAGTTCAAAAATCATAAACagactgttttctttctttcccatATATGgtgtaaaacagttttttcccTCTTAACTTAAAAGCTGTTTGATTTAAACCATATTGAGATGCTGAACATTTCAGAGTTACTCTATAGAAAGCATTTTCATGCTTACAGAAATAATGCTGTGGCAATCATTTTCAATAGCTTTACATTCATTGCATGTAGATTGATAAGGGGTATTCGTTAAACGCAACAAAGGTCTGATGAACTTATTCCCTCACAAAACCCTAATAAATCTACCCAATGGAATAGAAAGCGTTAAACATTATTGGGCTTATGTAATGTTTACAATGCAGGAATTGATCTGAGCTGTCTGATTTGTAATGACTGTGAACTTTGAGAGATTCGGTAAGATGGCTTGCACGCTTTGTTCTGCTTTGTTGTtctttaaatgttgattttgaGGTTCATTTTGGGCGCCGAGTTCTATCCCTGCTGCTGGCAGTGAAGTAGAGATCCATCTTTAAAAGTTCTTTATTTCATGAGGGACTGCTGATGTAAATTGTGCATCTCCTTTTTTTGTACCTTGTTTTTGCTGATAGGGTATAAAAATTGCTTTATCACAgatttaagtttcttttttaattttggtaCAGCTGTAAAAATTCCCACATAAatagttttggttttttttcttcttcttttgtttgcattatattgTTTCTGCAGCCTTGATATTCAGGGTggattgtaaaaaatataagaataaaaaattgTGAGTTTTGGAAGATTAAGATTATTTTGATAACATTATTTACAGATTTGAGAAGATAAAAGGTGTCATGTATGGGTTTATCTGTATGAGACGAAGCAGACATAAACTACTGCATCATAATGAAAAGATCggagaaaaaaattgtaataaatattttgcatcagTTTGCCAAACATGTCCAGCCTTTCGTTTTCTGCTGAAACGTTTCAAATCATTCTTCATGTTCTAGGAGGGTAAATGGTAACGATcgaaatatgcatgcaaaagaaaaaaaaaaagcatgtaaacGTTCAAGGGTTGGATTCTTCTCTGAGCTCGTCTATTCTTCACCACTCCCCTTTTCCAAGGCGATCGtaaccaacaaacaaaactttagTCAACAGTTACACTACATAAAAGTGAAGGCAGacattataacaaaaattatattcctgttatttttttttattattatttaaatcaacttaatttaaagattaaacataaaactaaataaactattaaactaGAGTTATTGCTGGGGAGATGGAAGGCTTGGAGGAGTTAATTTGTCAAAACTGTAAGATGGCATTCCATTCCACCGCACTCTTGGATAAACACAAGGCAAAGTTCTGCATTGGCACAGACCTGAAAGAGCCAGTGGCCCTATGGAGACAAAGGAGATTTGTGCAAAAGGAAGAAGCAGCTGTGAAGATGGTGCATCCTACGAGGGCAAGGAAACCTGATGGAATTGCTGTAAGTGGTTGAATGctatataattattcaaaaataaaaaatccagattagcaatgttttaattatattttgtgtattataaaaacatagaATTTGGAAAAAACAgttgtttgttttccatttcatgtgttttttcttatattttctcATTCAAAAGATTGAGGTCCGtaagatatttctgaaaaaaagtgacttttttatGTAGCAAGGATGAGtttaatcaaaagtgaaacaattaaaaaaaaaaaatttattcaccgaagaatcctgaaaatgtgGTTTCcgcaatgaaactgaaaattaagcagcacaactgcgTTTCAACACTGATCATGTGTAGTATTATAACAGAAATATTGGTAAGAccttacaataaggtgtcagtTAACATTACTGAATGTATTAccatgaacaatacatttattatattatttatctatatttttaacattaggtagtaaaaatacaattcattgttagttcatgttagctcacaatgcatttactaatgttaacaaaacttgtgattttaataatgcattagtaactGCTGAAAATAACTAAGGCGGGTTGGGGGGTTACACCTGAAGTGTTTGATTGCTAATCAAATATTGTAAGTGTAATATCTTTCCATTTGCCAGTTGAAGGAAAAGAGCGATCATCaaatggaaaagaaagagagcgcACAAAACAATGCTCTAAACAGACTCACCGAGGAGGTACAAGACCACATACAAAGACAGTCAGTCTGATTCCAAATGTTTTTAAGCTGCATCTGATTATCttctgttttagtttcaaaaaCTCAGGATGTCGTTTGAACAAAACCTGCCCCGAAGACAGACAGAGGTCGGTTTGATGTAGGCTAgttctgtaaatgtgtttgtacCTGTGGTATTATGTGTTTTGGACATTGGGTAAGTGTTCTTCAGGTGCCTGAGGATCAGACGTTCCTCCAGCACGGAGCTGATGAGCGAAGGGCTCTTCATGAGCAGAGACTGGCGGAGATCAGAGCACACAACAATCAGCTGGAGAAGCAGAGAGACCGTAAGGATATATTCacaactagtaaaaaaaaaaaaaggaatgaagAAAACGTggttaaaaaaacccaacaaacaCATGtgcatcattttcaaaaaagctGGACTTTATGTAACGACGTAAAAATGTGAATCTATTATTATgtgtaattaacattttattaacaacaaaatttgaaatgtcatttcCACAAACGCAAATgaatcataaaaacataatttgagaAACAGCAGAATTCGCTGCGTGTTGAAGACTTCAAGCTCTGAACGTATCAATGAGAATTGCTTCTAAACTGTTTTATATTGATGTGTTTGTTCCAGAAATAGAAGAGAGACTTGCTGAGCTGGCAGGTTGGGAGAGGACGGCTCGTCTTGAAGAAGTGCTGCAAGAGCTGAGGAATCAGGAACAGAGAAACGAGGAGGTTCTGCATCAGCTCAGCTCTCACATCAGCTCAATGAAAGGGTAAGAGAGAATGGAGTGGAGTGTGCAGAGAAGCCACTTGATGCACGTTTATACTGGGCTGATGTTGTAGGCCCAGTCCAAATGAAGTCCCCTCTAACCCACCAGAGGAAAAGAAGACACAGCATGTTGCTTTTGACTTGATCTCTTCTGTGGATGGACCTCTCTCTGCTCAGATAAGGTCGGTCTTTTGAACGTACGTTTTATGCAAGAATGATAAATGGCCGGCATCAGTTAATAACTGACTAGAATCCACCTAATAATCCCAATTTACCTAGCATACTCTAAGCAACTATTAATGAGAGCTTAGCAAACATCCAGAACATTCTAGCGCTgtgttgcatttgtttttgagaCAGAGCTTTGCGTCTGGCATACATGCAGTCTGGTGGTTCTGATCCAGAGGTTCTGGCCAATATGCATGACCTTCAAGCTGAGGCTCTTACACTGGAGCAGACAAAACACAGAGCTGAAGGCAAGACAAAAGGAAGAAGTGAGTTTGTACCATCATTGATCTGTGGCTGAGAATaatatttagagaaaaaaaaaaacttgaaaagcTTGGggtttgatatttatttattcagtaaataatactTTTCTCAGCGAGGGTTTATTAAATTGAGAGTAAAGATTTAGGTTggtacaaaaaatgtaaaaaagtaaatgtttttcatttatccaacaatcctgaaaaaagcagcacaatattaacaataataaatatttcctgAGCACCAATTATAAGCATATTTTTAGAAAGATTATGGTCATCGTACACTATTCTTTCAAGCCCCTGTTCCAGCAGGAATGAAGTCTCCTCACAGAGTGCTGGACTCTGATGTTCTTGCTGTGGAACAGGAGAACCAAAGGCTTGAGGAGGAAATCTTCAGATTCCAGCTGGCCAGAGAGCAGAACAAAGGAGAGCGTGGTATCACCGTTTCTCTTAGATCTTACATTCTGAGACTTGAggacaaaaaacacacaatcctATTACACTACTTACATGCATGTCCTGATGCAGTCCTATGtccatattttgttgaccctggaacaacattttaaagcaaaaattttattctgatttaattctctacacctaaacctaacctttcCCTTAAGTAATGCtaaaatgatagatgaatgatacTGAAGTACAAGCAACACACACTGATTGtgagcctaaacttcacaaaaaaataaaaataaaatggttcttcaaatctcACCTACTTATACTATTCACTAAAGGTATATGGGCATAATATGTGATgttattatagaatattttaataaatattttctggATCAGGGCTCAATGATATCCAGAAAGACCACATCCATCAAATGGCTAGCCTTAAAGCCGAGATTGCCTTTTTAAGGAGAGAAATAGAGAAGGGCAGAGAAAGAAGACCACACCAACCTcctctgcctgtttttcctggatCTTCTATAGCCGTAACAAATCCTGCTCTGCCACTGGTGAGCAAAATCTTAATGACACCTTGGTGCAATATCTGTTTAGACAACTGTGAGGTTTAAGAATGCACAAAATTCTATTCGATTGACAGTGATAGTGAGAATGATAGAGAATGAAGAACGATTGTATgagaatgaatattttttatttaccaatATTGCAGGATGAGAGTTCAATACAGCATTCGCTGATGGGCTCCCATATAACTGATCCAATGGCAACTCTCGGTCCCGCTCCTTATGATCCTgtgtaatatacattttcaccttctttttctttttccaataCAGTCCTTATAGATGCACGTAAATATCACactaaatacatcaaaatatgACTCAAGTTCAGCTGTTGTCTGAATGTGTGCTTACAGGGCTGGCTTTGTCATCTTCTATGACCTGGTGATGGGTCTGGAAGATACTTTGAGAGAAGTGCGTTTATTGGCAGGGTTATATTTTAATGGACAGAAGTTGGGACAGACTAATCCAATGCCCCCTGTGCAGTGCCAGCCTGCAGGACCATTACTGTCCACCAAGAGTCCTGGAAACTGTGCCATACTGGCTGTTAAGCAACCTGTGTCAAGGTAGTTTGGTTCAGAGATTAATATGGAGACATAGAACTGGTATGTATTCACGTTATTGAATTTGTGCTTTATTTCAGAGTACAGCCATCTACAGATCTCTCTATGGTCTTAGAGATCCAGACTTCTGAAGGGCTGGATTTGCTCAAACCTGAAAGTGAAGGCTCTGTGATTCGGGGGTGGACTAAGCTTGATCTCTTTGACCAGCACAGCCAGGTTCACAGCGGTCACTGGAGGCTTCCATTACGCTCTCTCCCAGTTCAAGCATCCTTAAACCCAGATCAGCTGAATTCTGTGCCACAAGTATGTTCTTAAAATCCTAAAGTCTAAACTAGATTAAATGCCATAcaggatttgtttttatttttttaattcaaatcttACGAAATACTACTTTCTTTTTAAGATGGGTAATATGGAGCTTTGTCTTCGTGTAGCAAATGCTCGTGATGGGGATGTACAAACTCTTGAAAAGATTGACCCCAACACCACCTACCAATACAAATACATATCCACGGTAtgcaaaatattgcattttttttctttcatagcAAAGTCTCCAAAGCTTTTGATAAGCTTACAGCATTAAATCTGTCTCGTTTAGGTGGTCTCGAACACAATCCTGGCCAACCAAGAACCATGCAATGGATTGCAGCCCTCACCCAATCCATTACCTTCATCACCGCCACAGACAGATCACGTGGAAGGGACCAGTTAGAAGTAAATTTCACCTAAATGTGACGAGTACAAATCAAAGCTTGTTGTAAAAAAGTTACTACAAACATCTGTTTTACACTAAAGTTAATTCCATAACTGGGAGTTCCCTCCAATTGAATTTCCATGATTCCACTGGAGCGGTCTTTGTCTATTTGAAGTACaacattctaaatataaatatattgaaagcCACATTCACATATGCAAATATCCTTTATTGAAAGTTTActacaattatacaaaaattgGACAGACAAAAAGAacttatttacaaaacaaagacaaaaagttGTTCGTGGAGAGTATGAGGCAGGCATGCTCTGCTGGTTGGAAGGTAAGTGGTCAATCAGATGATGTTCATCACGCTGATGTCTCCACAGAGGAAGAACTGGCTGGCTGcaaagagaagggaaaaaaacccaaaaagaaACCAATTGTTTCAAATAAGTCCAGGCACTAAAACTAAATTCATTTAACTTCAAATACAATACTCCAAGTCCATCAGCCTGGCCAGTCAACCAACACAAACTTCCTCCAAGACAGGATTTTGCtaggtttatataatattgaaaACCACATCCAGCGCTCAAGTTTAGTTTGTGACCCTTGCATTCAGACAAGGTCACGCCAccattgtttttgaatccaAAAGGCGTCTAATATTACTAGACAAGAGATGGACTACAACAGAAACAGTACACGGCACAGATTTTTCTTCCTTTCCCTTTTTACATTACACCTGGACAGTTTACGTGAATACTTCTCAAAACAGACAATTTGATGTATATTTGCACAAGCTGCAAAAGAACTTGCACACTTTGTGCGCACGCATAGAGCCAAACTACGCTCATGTACAGAGCTAGTTCTCAgtctgtcatttttaacaagCTATCCAAAGCACTTATGCTGGCCCATTAAAACCAAAACACCTAATTGTTTAGCCCTGTGACTGTATTAAAAAGGAAACAGCAAGTCTATCAACTCGCCTCCTGCTCCATTTTCTCCTGGACTCCATTGCCGTTGTGGGCGGAGTCACCGCTGCCATTAAATGAGGTCTCCTGTTTAGTCTTTTTAGCATCACTGTCCTTTTTTGGACTCTCCTCGTCTGGTTTCCTCTGTGCAGGAATAAAGCAGGACAGAACAGGTACTTATTTTTTGCGCTAAACACCTAGTAACTACATGCTACTCAAGCACACACGGCCACTTCAACACCACAACTACCACACGGCAAGCCACaataaaatgaagcaaaaacacCATAGAAGCGCCAAGCAACACCAAACCTAAATCTAGTTGGCAAAAATCAGCTCAAGGCCCAGCATGCAGAATTGACCAACTAAAGGGAGTGTAGTAACGCAGACTGCCCTCATTCACTCCCCCCCTTTAATTCTACTGCAATGGTTAATCTACACTTCAGTGGAGGGATACTCACCTTTTTGCGGACAAGGTGAGAAATGTCAGAAGCAGATTTTGATGAAGATGCAGCATCGGCTGGCCTCACGGAAATCTGAAACCAAACCTGCATTTTAGGGTGGCAAAAACACACTATAGGCTTAAAATagcctttaaaaagaaataccgCTTCGAGCCTAGATGTTCAAAATGAAGACGCCACGCTTCAGGAAACATTATGGGTCGTTTAAGAAATTTGTAACAAACACTTATTTCTAATGTTAAAAATCAAGGTAACATTATGCACACGCACCTGACTTGCAGTAGATGAGGATGGGCCGCCATTTTCAGCTGGGAACGCAGATGAAGTGGATGCTCCCGCCTGTAACAAATTCCAGACTATTCATCATTGTCCCTTTTGCATCCTAGATGTCCCACATGCCCAACTTGATTTCCACTTTGTGTACGAAGAGCAATGCTAGGGATTTGACATAACCTTACCAAATTCGTTAAGTGTAATAGCTGTTCTCAGATGTCATCAGCCAGTACAAAGCACTGAACGGTGCATaacatgcatttgtattattGCCATAATGCAACTCACAAGGGTCTGATGGATGGCCTCAGATGCTGCACCAGCGGTCCTCTGGCTCTCCTTGGCATCTTCAATCTTCTCAGCGATTTCTGGCAGTAACTGTTTCAACTCATCAAGCTCGTTCTTCTCCTCCTTTGCTGCCTCTGCACCTTCTGCCTTGTCTATTACCTCCTGAAGCATAGCTGGAGGAATATAGATGTAGAAAAATCGCCTGAGTACCATGTTTGCTCAAGGCAATAAGTGTTATCAGAAAGCAAGTTATCAGTTAAGTGCACACAGACTGGCAAAACCCACTGTGAAAATGTTCCTACCAAGACGGCTCTCAATGACTTTGATGGAGTTGGAGAAGTGCTCAATGGCTTGGCTGTATTGGGCTGTGTAGCTGTAAGTTGTGCCCAACTGGTAATGAGTCTCAGCCAGAAGACGACTATGAGAGGGAAGGTGTTTCAGCTGCAAGGTTAAACACTCATTGAAGTCCTCCAGGGCCTGGCTGTAGTTAcctacaaaagaaaacaaaactagtTAAGAGTAAGTAATGACTA
This window encodes:
- the gpbp1l1 gene encoding vasculin-like protein 1, whose amino-acid sequence is MAQHDFVPAWLNFSTPQPAKSPAAPLEKHGEHFPRGDSRPGVNRRRHNSSDGFFNNDPLRAPGGDGWQQPSLLRHDSVDSGVAKGSQGGLGGGPGWKETPSWHGAQRGQEGPHHHHARHIKRGGERDRQGGHRQRNGNFHPRKGGPYQDRYSDEERNDDKLKFVDEDFPSLNPETTGKPASQPRAVGTPAGVWENPPSAKQAMSKMLVIKKVSKEDPSAAFSAGFASAGPLPANGSKVSIPGPSVYKNLVPKPATAPTKPGPWKPNGRETKAGLHFSGRDSAFTSPVSVTKPLTPVSAPAHGTSKEPPSSTTPPIEITPSRLKLMRRSTDRKSEFLRGLKDERNGDVSDCHSPGAPAEGEGSTPEPKEFGESHENGISHSLSDSDPEHLSSSLEAEHRLLKAMGWQEYPENDDNFQPLTEDELREFQAKTEQMKKIGLGRNGVLLKPRSVTLLTWRNTPNPGLEEGSESETSSSSQTSDDDDT